From Varibaculum massiliense, a single genomic window includes:
- a CDS encoding polysaccharide deacetylase family protein — MTAKTQTSPADSPTLNSATITIAGQEYELVLTTRATRLIAQRYGGLEHLGQALETSEDMDKSLGEVIWLIALLANQSVQIHNLTHPDDKRPELTEEAVELLTVPADLADYREAIAQALQRGTRRAIMTETPNPKGQTKKKDT; from the coding sequence ATGACAGCAAAAACCCAAACAAGCCCGGCCGATAGCCCCACTTTAAATAGCGCGACAATCACTATCGCAGGTCAAGAATACGAACTCGTCCTCACTACCCGCGCTACCCGCCTAATAGCTCAACGTTACGGAGGTCTAGAACATTTAGGTCAAGCCCTGGAAACTAGCGAAGATATGGATAAGTCACTCGGTGAGGTAATCTGGCTAATCGCCCTGCTCGCTAACCAGTCCGTACAAATACACAACCTCACCCATCCAGACGATAAGCGCCCAGAGCTAACCGAAGAAGCAGTAGAGCTACTAACTGTGCCTGCAGATTTAGCTGACTATCGAGAGGCTATCGCCCAGGCATTACAGCGCGGCACCCGGCGAGCAATCATGACCGAGACCCCTAACCCAAAAGGGCAAACCAAGAAAAAGGACACCTAA
- a CDS encoding phage major capsid protein: MTTVTDLYTRRAQTWNKAKKFLDERRDSDTGCLNAEDDAAYAKMEAEIEALSGEIARCERAERLENTLAKATCNPITSAPGSGMGEDSKVKPARATASYKRAFWDAMRLNTSPMEVRNALSEGVDSEGGYLVPDEFERTLVQSLADQNIMRILAKVIQTTSGDRKIPVVSTHGTATWLDEGKPYNESDEAFTQISLSAFKLGTFLKISEELLNDAAFNVEQYLASEFARRIGAAEEEAFLVGDGKGKPTGIFNPTGGADLGVTSAKPTDISADELIDLHYSLRSPYRARAVWLMNDATVKTVRKLKDGNGQYLWQPALTAGTPDMILGRPVYTSVFAPELKAGARTVAFGDLGFYWIADRQGRSFKRLNELFATTGQIGFLASQRLDGKLVLPEAIKVLTQKTAG, encoded by the coding sequence ATGACTACTGTTACTGATTTGTATACCCGGCGTGCCCAAACCTGGAATAAGGCTAAGAAGTTTCTAGACGAGCGGCGCGATAGCGACACTGGCTGTCTAAACGCCGAAGATGACGCGGCCTACGCCAAAATGGAAGCTGAGATTGAGGCACTTAGCGGCGAGATTGCTCGATGTGAGCGAGCCGAACGCCTAGAAAACACTCTTGCCAAGGCGACCTGTAATCCCATCACTTCCGCTCCTGGAAGCGGCATGGGCGAAGACAGTAAGGTCAAGCCTGCCCGTGCTACAGCTTCCTACAAGCGGGCGTTTTGGGATGCGATGCGGCTTAACACCTCCCCCATGGAAGTAAGGAATGCGCTAAGCGAGGGGGTGGATTCTGAGGGCGGATACCTAGTGCCTGACGAGTTCGAACGCACCCTAGTGCAGTCTTTAGCCGACCAAAACATCATGCGCATCCTCGCCAAGGTTATTCAGACCACTAGCGGGGATCGTAAAATCCCTGTCGTGTCTACCCATGGCACCGCTACCTGGCTGGATGAAGGCAAACCATACAACGAATCCGATGAAGCCTTCACCCAAATCTCCCTGTCGGCGTTCAAGCTGGGTACCTTCCTCAAAATCAGTGAAGAACTGCTCAACGATGCAGCGTTTAACGTTGAACAATACCTAGCGAGCGAGTTTGCTCGCCGTATTGGAGCTGCTGAAGAAGAAGCCTTCCTGGTTGGCGATGGTAAAGGTAAACCCACCGGTATCTTCAACCCCACCGGCGGTGCAGACTTAGGCGTGACCAGCGCCAAGCCTACCGATATTAGCGCTGATGAACTCATCGATCTGCACTATAGTTTGCGCTCCCCGTACCGGGCGCGTGCGGTGTGGCTGATGAACGATGCAACAGTAAAGACCGTGCGCAAGCTCAAGGATGGTAACGGGCAGTACCTGTGGCAGCCAGCCCTGACTGCTGGAACCCCGGACATGATCCTTGGCCGCCCCGTCTACACCAGTGTTTTTGCACCTGAGCTTAAAGCGGGGGCGCGCACAGTAGCGTTCGGTGACCTCGGTTTTTATTGGATTGCTGACCGGCAAGGCCGCTCCTTCAAACGCCTAAACGAGCTATTTGCAACCACCGGGCAGATCGGGTTCCTCGCATCCCAACGCCTAGACGGCAAGCTCGTCTTGCCCGAAGCGATCAAGGTGCTTACCCAGAAAACCGCCGGGTAA
- a CDS encoding terminase large subunit — protein sequence MRQLAEYQPTRFMAESSRYDKRRADFAVAFIEALKHTKGRWSGKPFKLIDWQEQIIRDLFGTLKADGYRQFTTAYVEIPKKQGKSELAAAVALLLTCADGEERAEVYGCAADRQQASIVFEVAADMVRMCPPLAKRVKILRSQKRIIYSPTNSFYQVLSAEAYSKHGFNISGVVFDELHTQPNRALFDVMTKGSGDARTQPLYFLITTAGTDTHSICYEQHQKAQDILDGKKIDPTFYPVIYGAGQDDDWTDEAVWHKANPSLDVTVPIQKVRDACNSARQNPAEENTFRQLRLNQWVKQSVRWMPMHVWNQNNTPVDLSELESRVCYGGLDLASTTDITAFVLVFRPTDDDDKYTVAPWFWIPEDNLKLRVSRDHVPYDLWNSQGFLETTEGNVVHYGYIEKFIEDLGTRFNIREIAFDRWGAIQMSQNLEDAGFTVVPFGQGFKDMSPPSKELMKLALEGKLAHGGHPVLAWMVDNIHVRTDPAGNIKPDKQKSTEKIDGVVATIMALDRAIRCGNTPEASSVYDSRGLLVF from the coding sequence ATGCGTCAGCTAGCTGAATATCAACCGACACGGTTCATGGCTGAAAGCTCGCGCTATGACAAGCGCCGAGCCGACTTTGCAGTCGCGTTTATCGAAGCTTTAAAGCATACGAAAGGACGGTGGTCAGGAAAACCTTTTAAGTTGATTGATTGGCAAGAACAAATCATTCGCGACCTTTTCGGCACCCTCAAAGCCGATGGATACCGCCAGTTCACGACTGCTTATGTGGAGATTCCGAAGAAGCAAGGCAAGAGTGAGCTGGCTGCTGCCGTCGCATTGTTGCTCACGTGCGCCGATGGCGAGGAACGCGCTGAAGTTTATGGGTGTGCTGCCGATCGGCAACAAGCATCCATCGTGTTCGAAGTGGCAGCCGACATGGTGAGAATGTGTCCCCCACTAGCCAAGCGGGTAAAGATCCTTAGAAGCCAAAAACGTATCATCTACTCCCCCACCAATTCCTTCTACCAGGTACTATCGGCCGAGGCCTATTCCAAACACGGATTCAATATTTCCGGAGTGGTATTCGATGAGCTACACACCCAACCCAACCGGGCGCTCTTCGACGTGATGACCAAAGGCAGTGGGGATGCTCGCACCCAGCCGCTGTACTTCCTGATAACAACCGCCGGCACCGACACTCATTCGATTTGTTACGAGCAACACCAAAAAGCCCAAGACATTCTCGATGGCAAAAAGATCGACCCCACCTTTTATCCAGTCATATATGGGGCGGGGCAAGATGATGATTGGACCGATGAAGCCGTGTGGCATAAAGCCAACCCATCCTTGGACGTGACGGTGCCAATCCAGAAAGTTAGGGACGCTTGTAATAGTGCCAGGCAGAATCCGGCTGAAGAAAACACCTTCAGACAATTGCGGCTCAATCAGTGGGTGAAGCAGAGCGTGCGGTGGATGCCTATGCACGTCTGGAATCAAAACAACACCCCAGTAGATTTATCGGAGTTGGAGAGCCGGGTTTGTTACGGCGGGCTCGACCTGGCATCCACCACCGATATCACTGCTTTCGTTCTCGTATTCCGACCCACGGATGACGATGACAAATACACGGTCGCGCCCTGGTTTTGGATTCCCGAAGACAACCTCAAACTCAGAGTTTCTAGGGATCACGTCCCCTACGACTTGTGGAACAGTCAAGGCTTCTTGGAGACGACCGAGGGCAACGTGGTGCACTACGGGTATATCGAGAAGTTCATTGAGGATCTTGGCACCCGGTTTAATATCCGAGAGATCGCTTTCGACCGGTGGGGTGCGATCCAAATGAGCCAAAACCTTGAGGATGCTGGTTTCACGGTGGTGCCTTTCGGGCAAGGCTTCAAAGACATGTCCCCACCATCCAAAGAACTGATGAAGCTGGCGTTGGAGGGCAAGCTGGCTCATGGCGGGCACCCGGTGCTGGCCTGGATGGTCGATAACATTCACGTACGCACCGACCCAGCAGGAAACATCAAGCCAGATAAGCAAAAATCCACGGAAAAAATCGACGGAGTCGTCGCCACCATCATGGCCTTGGATCGAGCAATAAGATGCGGCAACACCCCAGAGGCGAGCTCAGTTTATGATTCGCGGGGACTATTGGTGTTTTAG
- a CDS encoding HXXEE domain-containing protein has product MGWPVIVFVGLFLWHEIEEYFVLVPWLDDNTARLPEPVRHINMTRTHFTVIATEELVLLIAVAIWCQPVWIAAIMVAYTIHLVIHCGQLLFTYLKRIPLRLWSAPIQLPIMIWLITITPTCGTVGLPLASLVMVAAMGLNLVAMHWITSKTLKHQ; this is encoded by the coding sequence GTGGGTTGGCCAGTCATTGTGTTTGTGGGTCTATTTTTGTGGCACGAAATCGAGGAATACTTCGTCCTGGTTCCATGGCTAGACGACAACACTGCCCGGTTGCCTGAACCTGTTCGACACATCAACATGACCCGCACACATTTCACAGTGATCGCAACAGAAGAACTCGTTCTGCTCATCGCGGTCGCTATCTGGTGCCAGCCAGTATGGATAGCAGCCATCATGGTCGCCTACACCATCCACCTGGTAATCCACTGCGGCCAGTTGCTCTTTACTTACCTGAAACGAATCCCGCTACGGTTATGGAGCGCCCCCATACAGCTACCCATCATGATCTGGCTCATCACCATCACACCCACCTGCGGAACAGTAGGGCTTCCACTCGCTTCGCTCGTCATGGTGGCAGCCATGGGACTCAACCTTGTAGCCATGCACTGGATCACCAGCAAAACGCTAAAACACCAATAG
- a CDS encoding phage portal protein yields the protein MGFLDWLRAANPRRASNHHLTSQYSFLFGPTSAGRTVTERSAMQMTAVYSCVRILAEAIAGLPLHVYRYKDGGGKEKAVDHGLYRLLHDEPNPEMTSFVFRETLMTHLLLWGNAFAQVVRNGLGEVIGLYPLQPNRMSVGRDLDTKSLYYEYQTSWDEPAGEYQTIRLTPNDVLHVPGLGFDGLVGYSPIAMARNAIGLAQATEDYGASFFANGAAPGGVLEHPGTIKDPSRVRESWQATFGGAKNGNKVAVLEEGMKYTPISVSPEQAQFLETRKFQLNEIARIFRIPPHMIGDLEKSSFSNIEQQSLEFVKYTLDPWVIRWEQAITKTLLSAREKQQLFVKFNVEGLLRGDYQSRMEGYAVARQNGWMSANDIRELENLDRIDQDDGGDLYLVNGNMLPLPMAGAYAATKQADAVEAKDEQLEEQPGENQVLRRRM from the coding sequence ATGGGATTCCTCGACTGGCTACGCGCCGCCAACCCTCGCCGCGCCTCGAACCACCATCTCACGAGCCAGTATTCGTTCCTGTTTGGCCCCACGTCGGCGGGTCGGACGGTGACGGAACGATCGGCGATGCAGATGACGGCCGTGTATTCGTGCGTGCGGATTTTGGCTGAGGCGATAGCCGGCCTACCACTGCACGTATACCGTTACAAGGACGGTGGCGGCAAGGAAAAAGCAGTCGATCATGGTTTGTACCGCCTGCTTCACGATGAACCTAACCCCGAGATGACGAGCTTCGTGTTTAGAGAAACGCTCATGACGCATTTGTTGTTGTGGGGTAACGCGTTTGCTCAGGTAGTGCGTAACGGGCTCGGCGAAGTCATTGGACTGTATCCGTTGCAACCGAATCGGATGAGCGTAGGCAGGGATCTGGACACCAAGAGCTTGTATTACGAGTACCAAACCAGCTGGGACGAACCCGCAGGAGAGTACCAAACCATTCGGCTTACCCCTAATGATGTGCTTCATGTTCCAGGTCTTGGTTTCGATGGGTTGGTTGGTTATTCCCCGATTGCGATGGCTCGTAATGCTATCGGCCTGGCACAAGCCACTGAGGATTATGGGGCTTCATTTTTTGCTAATGGGGCGGCACCGGGCGGTGTGTTGGAGCATCCGGGCACGATAAAAGATCCCTCCCGGGTGCGTGAGTCCTGGCAGGCAACCTTCGGGGGCGCGAAAAACGGCAATAAAGTCGCTGTTTTGGAAGAAGGGATGAAGTACACGCCGATTAGTGTGTCGCCTGAGCAGGCGCAGTTTCTTGAAACGAGAAAGTTTCAGCTCAACGAGATCGCCCGAATATTTCGTATTCCGCCGCACATGATCGGCGACCTCGAAAAATCTAGCTTCAGCAATATTGAGCAGCAGAGTCTCGAATTTGTGAAATACACCCTCGACCCGTGGGTGATCCGCTGGGAACAAGCAATCACCAAAACACTGCTAAGCGCTCGTGAGAAACAGCAGTTGTTTGTGAAGTTCAATGTTGAGGGGCTGCTGCGCGGGGATTACCAGTCGCGTATGGAGGGCTATGCGGTAGCCCGCCAGAACGGCTGGATGAGCGCAAACGATATCCGCGAGCTAGAAAACCTTGACCGCATCGACCAGGACGATGGCGGTGATCTCTACCTGGTCAACGGCAACATGCTCCCGTTGCCCATGGCAGGCGCTTATGCAGCAACCAAACAAGCCGACGCTGTTGAAGCTAAAGATGAGCAGCTGGAAGAACAACCTGGAGAGAATCAAGTTTTGAGGAGGAGAATGTGA
- a CDS encoding phage head completion protein, with amino-acid sequence MATLGKMSEHIDLIRPVVTKDAAGFATTRDEVIASVRAFMQVRHASPAWVNRAAYTKADLLFRIRAIPGIKITEAMQISSARGRYVIDAVEPIGRYLQILAHRIEPEGAP; translated from the coding sequence GTGGCAACGCTTGGAAAAATGAGCGAGCATATCGACTTGATACGGCCAGTGGTTACTAAAGACGCTGCTGGGTTCGCCACGACTCGTGATGAGGTTATTGCTTCGGTGCGCGCATTTATGCAGGTGCGCCATGCTTCCCCGGCTTGGGTCAACCGCGCCGCCTACACCAAAGCAGACCTGTTATTTAGGATCCGAGCAATACCCGGCATAAAAATAACCGAGGCCATGCAAATCAGCTCCGCACGTGGCAGGTACGTTATTGATGCTGTTGAACCTATCGGCCGCTACCTCCAGATCCTCGCCCACCGCATCGAACCAGAAGGAGCACCCTGA
- a CDS encoding HK97-gp10 family putative phage morphogenesis protein → MARVQIKLPNDFIDALDSASNIIDNSAEQVLKAGANIVEPRMRSNLSAAIGSSTKQPSRSTGQLAKALGTAPVKVNSRGDYNVKVGFAENRDDGRANALIANVLEHGRSNQPARPFLAPTRSQTKRAAITAMKQTLAARIQQVKP, encoded by the coding sequence ATGGCTAGAGTACAAATCAAGCTTCCCAACGATTTCATTGACGCACTCGACTCAGCCAGCAACATCATTGATAACTCCGCTGAGCAAGTACTTAAAGCCGGGGCTAACATAGTGGAGCCGCGTATGCGCTCTAACCTGTCTGCCGCCATCGGCAGCTCAACGAAACAGCCCTCCCGCTCTACCGGTCAGCTCGCCAAAGCGCTAGGAACCGCGCCAGTAAAAGTCAATAGCCGAGGAGACTACAACGTCAAAGTTGGTTTCGCCGAGAACCGAGACGATGGTAGAGCTAACGCACTAATCGCTAACGTTCTTGAACACGGGCGCTCCAACCAGCCCGCTAGACCCTTCCTAGCTCCCACGCGTTCACAAACCAAGCGAGCCGCAATCACCGCAATGAAACAAACCCTAGCCGCGCGAATCCAGCAGGTAAAGCCATGA
- a CDS encoding major tail protein: MATIGLDKLYYASISEDPTSSEETYAKPKPLAKAISAELSVEVAEAILYADDGASEIVKEFKSGTLTLGVDDLGAEAAAALTGARLDANGVLISTSEDGGTPVAIGFRAARSNGKYQYFWLYRVKFALPGTTLATKADSITFSTPSIEGTILRRNKPDATGKHPWKAEVTEGAIGVKPETITGWYAQVYEPAATSSIKPTNN, translated from the coding sequence ATGGCAACTATTGGTTTAGACAAGCTCTACTACGCGAGCATTAGCGAAGATCCCACTAGCAGTGAGGAAACCTATGCCAAACCTAAACCGCTCGCTAAAGCAATATCCGCAGAATTATCTGTGGAGGTAGCTGAGGCAATTTTGTATGCCGATGACGGGGCATCCGAGATTGTCAAGGAATTCAAATCTGGAACGCTCACTCTTGGGGTTGATGATCTTGGGGCTGAGGCTGCAGCTGCCTTAACTGGTGCGAGACTGGACGCTAACGGGGTACTTATCAGCACTTCTGAGGATGGTGGTACACCCGTGGCTATTGGTTTTAGAGCTGCACGCTCTAACGGGAAGTACCAGTATTTTTGGCTTTACCGCGTCAAATTTGCTCTGCCGGGAACCACGCTGGCAACCAAAGCTGATTCGATCACGTTCTCTACGCCTTCTATTGAGGGAACGATCCTGCGACGTAACAAACCCGACGCTACCGGCAAGCACCCGTGGAAAGCCGAAGTCACCGAAGGAGCGATCGGCGTCAAGCCGGAAACCATTACTGGCTGGTACGCCCAGGTGTATGAGCCTGCCGCTACAAGCAGCATTAAACCGACAAACAACTAG
- a CDS encoding head-tail connector protein produces the protein MKTDELMALVKQNLLVNHSEDDSLIASFVLAATSYATAYQHLPEGYYQTQPMSQATRQGIIMLATHFYESRDGATAGFWADKTDAARAVWNAVNTLLRLDRDWKI, from the coding sequence ATGAAAACAGACGAACTCATGGCTTTAGTCAAGCAGAATCTACTGGTCAACCATAGCGAGGATGATTCTTTGATTGCCTCGTTTGTTTTGGCTGCCACCTCCTATGCCACCGCTTACCAACATTTGCCCGAGGGCTACTACCAAACGCAGCCCATGTCGCAGGCAACCCGGCAAGGCATTATCATGCTCGCCACCCATTTTTACGAATCCAGAGATGGAGCAACCGCCGGGTTTTGGGCAGACAAAACCGATGCTGCCCGCGCCGTGTGGAACGCGGTTAACACCCTGCTTCGTCTGGATCGGGACTGGAAAATCTAA
- a CDS encoding tape measure protein — MADSSFGLKIGLEGEREFKRAITDINREMRVLGSEMKLVASQFDKNDKSASALTSRNQVLGKEIEAQKSKIQTLKSALDNSATSFGENDSRTKNWQIQLNNAQATLNGLEGELKENNSALSKFGDEADGAGDDAKTAAKDTGHLENAVDELGSQMDGTSSKTRIFGDVLKASLAAEAVVGGVKAIGHAISSIGRGMVGALKDGLDYNARMEQYTTSFTTMLGDQAKAQKLVNNLKLEAARTPFGMEDLAKATQTLMGFGMSAEESQVRLKQLGDISQGDAGKFESLTLAFAQMSSTGKLTGQDLNQMINAGFNPLEEISRKTGKSIGELKEEMAKGAISADMVADAFASATSEGGRFYGAMDAQSKTFSGQLATLKDGVDNLKGLLAGGLTTALAGTVMPMVNGWVDELTGAFETGGAPAFIDTLGQILKEALEFISSQLPQVVDTGMSILTSLLEGIIAVLPSLADTAVTLIVALVEAIIEALPSLLEAAVQIIATLVAGIGQALPELIPAAVEMLMTMIQGLIDNLPLILDAALQLIIGLAQGLIAAIPVLVEALPELIGAIISFVIGAIPQIIEAGIELLTALVGALPEIITAITGALPLIITAILNAIIQAIPQLINAGVQLLTALIGALPTIINAIVAALPQIICAILSAIGGAIPLLVQAGIQLLTSLVRALPTIIGTIVSAIPRIIYGIVRAVMGGVGQMISAGASLVSGLWQGIQSLAGWLWNRVANWVSSIWNGILGFFGIHSPSKQMAWVGDMLVAGLAGAITTRGHKAADAAKDMAKDTMDAMEGLTNGVNVPIKVREDLSLPNTDLTPASVKQTSQTEKETKTHGVDVQGVADATAARILKGLDIKVVLSDGTLVGKLAPKIDQQLSRLSRRANLLAAGV, encoded by the coding sequence ATGGCTGATTCGTCTTTTGGTTTGAAGATTGGTCTTGAGGGTGAGCGTGAGTTTAAGCGCGCGATCACGGATATTAATCGTGAGATGCGGGTTTTGGGATCTGAGATGAAGTTGGTGGCTTCTCAGTTCGATAAGAACGATAAGTCTGCTTCAGCGTTGACTTCTCGTAACCAGGTTTTGGGCAAGGAGATTGAGGCGCAAAAATCCAAGATTCAGACTCTTAAGAGTGCTCTTGATAACTCTGCTACCAGTTTTGGGGAAAATGATTCTCGGACGAAGAATTGGCAGATTCAGCTCAATAACGCTCAGGCGACTTTGAATGGTCTTGAGGGTGAGCTTAAAGAGAATAATTCTGCTCTTTCTAAGTTTGGCGATGAGGCTGATGGTGCGGGTGATGATGCGAAAACTGCAGCTAAGGATACTGGGCACTTAGAAAATGCTGTAGATGAGCTGGGTTCGCAGATGGATGGTACCAGTTCGAAGACCCGCATTTTTGGTGATGTGCTTAAAGCCAGTCTGGCAGCGGAAGCTGTTGTTGGTGGGGTTAAAGCTATTGGGCATGCTATTTCTTCTATTGGGCGGGGCATGGTCGGGGCTTTAAAGGATGGTTTGGACTATAACGCCCGGATGGAGCAATACACCACCTCGTTTACCACGATGCTTGGTGATCAAGCCAAGGCTCAGAAACTGGTTAATAACCTCAAGTTGGAAGCGGCTCGTACTCCGTTTGGGATGGAGGATCTAGCCAAGGCTACCCAAACGTTGATGGGGTTTGGCATGAGCGCTGAAGAATCCCAGGTACGCCTCAAACAGTTAGGTGATATCAGCCAGGGGGATGCTGGAAAGTTCGAATCCCTCACGTTGGCGTTTGCTCAAATGAGTTCTACTGGCAAGCTGACGGGTCAGGATTTGAACCAGATGATTAACGCAGGCTTCAACCCTTTAGAGGAGATTTCCCGTAAGACCGGTAAAAGTATCGGTGAGCTTAAAGAAGAAATGGCTAAGGGCGCGATCAGTGCGGATATGGTTGCGGATGCGTTTGCTAGTGCCACAAGTGAGGGTGGCCGGTTTTATGGGGCGATGGATGCCCAGTCCAAAACCTTCTCTGGTCAACTCGCTACGTTAAAAGACGGGGTCGATAACCTTAAAGGTTTACTTGCTGGAGGTTTGACCACGGCTTTGGCTGGCACGGTGATGCCGATGGTTAATGGTTGGGTCGATGAACTCACCGGCGCGTTCGAGACCGGGGGTGCCCCTGCCTTTATCGATACCCTGGGACAGATCTTGAAGGAAGCTCTGGAGTTTATTTCTAGCCAGCTTCCGCAAGTGGTGGATACCGGGATGAGTATCCTCACCTCTTTGTTGGAGGGCATTATCGCTGTTCTGCCTTCCTTGGCAGACACTGCCGTGACGTTGATTGTGGCATTGGTGGAAGCGATTATTGAGGCACTTCCGAGTCTGTTGGAGGCAGCGGTCCAGATTATCGCCACCTTGGTAGCTGGTATCGGCCAGGCTCTACCGGAGCTAATCCCGGCGGCGGTAGAAATGCTGATGACCATGATCCAGGGGCTCATCGATAATTTGCCACTCATTTTGGATGCAGCCCTGCAGTTAATTATTGGTCTTGCCCAGGGTTTGATTGCGGCTATCCCGGTGCTTGTTGAGGCTCTGCCGGAGTTGATTGGTGCGATTATTTCTTTCGTAATCGGGGCGATCCCCCAGATTATCGAAGCTGGTATCGAGCTGTTAACCGCGCTGGTTGGTGCCTTGCCTGAAATTATTACAGCTATCACCGGGGCTTTGCCGTTGATTATTACCGCTATCCTTAACGCGATCATCCAGGCAATCCCCCAGTTGATTAACGCGGGCGTGCAACTGTTGACGGCTCTTATTGGGGCCTTACCAACTATTATTAACGCGATTGTGGCGGCTCTGCCTCAAATCATCTGCGCCATATTGTCTGCTATCGGTGGGGCTATCCCCCTTCTTGTACAAGCTGGCATCCAACTATTAACCAGCCTAGTTCGGGCTTTACCGACCATTATCGGCACTATCGTTTCGGCTATCCCGAGGATTATTTACGGCATCGTTAGAGCAGTGATGGGCGGGGTCGGACAGATGATCTCAGCTGGAGCATCCCTGGTTTCTGGGTTATGGCAGGGTATTCAGTCACTAGCGGGCTGGTTGTGGAACCGGGTCGCTAACTGGGTGTCTTCAATCTGGAATGGGATTCTCGGATTTTTCGGTATCCATTCTCCTTCTAAGCAAATGGCGTGGGTTGGCGACATGCTAGTTGCTGGTCTAGCCGGAGCAATAACCACGCGCGGCCATAAGGCAGCCGATGCAGCAAAAGACATGGCTAAAGACACCATGGACGCTATGGAGGGGTTAACTAACGGGGTTAACGTACCTATCAAGGTCAGGGAGGATTTGTCATTGCCAAACACTGATCTGACCCCTGCCTCAGTTAAGCAAACATCGCAAACTGAAAAGGAAACTAAAACTCACGGCGTTGATGTTCAAGGGGTAGCAGATGCTACAGCTGCCCGGATTCTTAAGGGTTTGGATATCAAGGTTGTTTTAAGCGATGGGACGCTGGTCGGCAAACTCGCACCCAAAATTGATCAGCAACTATCACGGCTATCTCGGCGAGCAAATCTGCTAGCTGCGGGGGTGTAA
- a CDS encoding head maturation protease, ClpP-related yields MKRFWNWIPPETTNPDTQEDVRVLRINGAIAEESWLDDDVTPAVFESELNAGSGPVTVWLNSPGGDVVAAARIYNMLLDYPGTVTVNIDGIAASAASVIAMAASHVAMSPVSMLMIHNPATLAMGDKTELSRALDMLESVKDSIINAYQLKTGLSRAKLSKLMDAETWMDATAAIELGFADELLTGKRAPTPDKEDEESEEPGEDEPDEDDSGGDDEQGPARKKPPLPPKNKGGVVFSRKVTEQRLVAQLAMHGKSAAPPGPPPPVSEHPCLKPAVSCGRRVVDLYALLTNQPH; encoded by the coding sequence GTGAAGCGTTTTTGGAACTGGATACCACCAGAAACAACCAACCCGGACACCCAAGAGGATGTTCGGGTTTTGCGTATTAACGGGGCTATCGCAGAGGAATCTTGGCTCGACGACGATGTAACACCAGCTGTTTTCGAGTCTGAACTAAATGCTGGCTCGGGTCCGGTCACTGTTTGGCTTAACAGCCCTGGTGGTGATGTGGTTGCGGCAGCCAGGATTTACAACATGCTTCTGGACTACCCAGGAACCGTGACAGTCAATATTGATGGCATCGCAGCATCCGCAGCGAGCGTGATCGCTATGGCAGCAAGTCATGTGGCGATGTCGCCGGTGTCGATGTTGATGATCCACAACCCAGCAACGTTGGCGATGGGCGATAAAACCGAACTCTCGCGTGCCCTCGACATGCTTGAGAGTGTCAAGGACTCGATTATCAATGCTTACCAGCTCAAGACTGGGTTGAGCAGGGCGAAGTTGTCGAAGTTGATGGATGCCGAGACCTGGATGGACGCAACTGCAGCCATCGAACTTGGGTTCGCCGACGAGCTGCTGACTGGTAAACGAGCACCAACCCCAGACAAAGAGGACGAAGAATCTGAAGAGCCGGGTGAAGACGAGCCGGATGAGGACGATTCCGGCGGGGATGACGAGCAAGGCCCTGCCCGTAAGAAGCCGCCGTTGCCGCCCAAAAACAAGGGTGGTGTGGTGTTTTCCAGAAAAGTAACCGAGCAACGGCTGGTCGCCCAACTAGCTATGCACGGTAAAAGTGCTGCCCCTCCCGGGCCGCCGCCTCCTGTAAGTGAACATCCTTGTCTAAAGCCCGCTGTCTCTTGTGGTCGGCGGGTTGTTGATTTATACGCCCTTTTAACCAACCAACCCCATTAA